From a single Bacteroidota bacterium genomic region:
- a CDS encoding type II toxin-antitoxin system RelE/ParE family toxin has protein sequence MNKKQKYLTIIFYKDYFQEFFLKQRDKFKDKIFWTFDLIEELQRIPETYLKHIENTDGLFEIRVQFGSDISRIFCFFDQGKLVVLASGFQKKTQRTPKQEIEKALKIKEEYENGKKQHNDP, from the coding sequence TTGAATAAGAAACAGAAATATCTTACTATTATTTTTTATAAGGATTATTTTCAGGAGTTCTTTCTAAAGCAACGAGATAAGTTTAAAGATAAGATTTTTTGGACTTTTGACTTAATAGAAGAACTTCAAAGAATACCGGAGACTTATCTTAAGCATATTGAAAATACGGATGGGCTTTTTGAAATTCGAGTGCAATTTGGTAGTGACATTTCTCGGATATTCTGTTTTTTCGATCAAGGAAAATTGGTGGTTTTAGCAAGTGGATTTCAAAAGAAAACGCAAAGAACTCCAAAACAAGAAATTGAAAAGGCTCTAAAAATAAAGGAAGAATATGAAAACGGGAAAAAACAACATAATGACCCTTGA
- a CDS encoding helix-turn-helix transcriptional regulator: MKTGKNNIMTLEQFKDLHCGKRGTAKREKLEAGYENFKIGALIHEARLKKGLTQEELAEKVGTTKSYISKIENNIKEVRISTLQKIVELGLDGHLQLSIKL, encoded by the coding sequence ATGAAAACGGGAAAAAACAACATAATGACCCTTGAGCAGTTCAAAGATTTGCACTGTGGCAAACGTGGGACTGCAAAACGCGAAAAACTTGAAGCCGGATATGAAAATTTCAAAATAGGGGCTTTAATACATGAAGCCCGGCTTAAAAAAGGATTAACACAAGAAGAACTTGCTGAAAAAGTAGGAACAACCAAGTCTTATATATCAAAGATTGAAAATAATATTAAAGAAGTTCGTATTTCGACTCTACAAAAAATTGTAGAACTCGGTTTAGATGGACATTTACAACTTTCAATTAAACTTTAA